In Macadamia integrifolia cultivar HAES 741 chromosome 1, SCU_Mint_v3, whole genome shotgun sequence, a single window of DNA contains:
- the LOC122072886 gene encoding vacuolar iron transporter homolog 4-like — translation MATLELEAYNQPIPNEAKLDVPQNDGEQDRDQEVKINYSQRAQWLRAAVLGASDGLVSTASLMMGVGAVKQDVKSMIITGFAGMVAGACSMAIGEFVSVYSQYDIELSEMKRQHKASDDGKESLDESEKEDLPNPFTAAGASALAFVVGAVVPLLSASFIQNYKVRLGVVIAMSSLALIVFGRLGGVLGRASVKKSCLRVLIGGWLAMAITYGLTKLIGLAGI, via the coding sequence ATGGCAACCCTAGAACTCGAAGCTTACAACCAACCTATCCCCAACGAAGCCAAACTTGATGTACCCCAAAATGATGGTGAGCAAGACAGAGATCAAGAAGTCAAAATTAACTACTCCCAAAGGGCACAGTGGCTTAGAGCTGCAGTGCTTGGAGCCAGCGATGGTTTGGTCTCCACAGCTTCTTTAATGATGGGAGTTGGAGCTGTAAAACAGGATGTAAAATCCATGATTATTACTGGTTTTGCAGGGATGGTCGCCGGAGCATGTAGCATGGCGATCGGAGAATTCGTGTCGGTGTACTCTCAGTATGACATAGAGCTTTCTGAAATGAAGAGACAACATAAAGCTTCAGATGATGGAAAAGAAAGTCTGGATGAAAGCGAGAAAGAAGACCTCCCGAACCCGTTCACGGCGGCTGGAGCATCTGCCCTAGCCTTTGTTGTTGGAGCTGTGGTGCCACTATTATCAGCTTCTTTTATACAGAATTATAAGGTTAGGTTGGGGGTGGTAATTGCTATGTCAAGCTTGGCTTTGATTGTGTTTGGGCGCTTAGGTGGAGTCTTGGGGAGGGCTTCTGTGAAGAAGTCTTGTTTGAGGGTGTTGATTGGTGGGTGGCTGGCTATGGCTATAACTTATGGATTGACCAAGTTGATTGGCCTGGCTGGAATATAA
- the LOC122072895 gene encoding uncharacterized protein LOC122072895, protein MKEWARETFPNVNLEKEEALKGLEKIQQEIEENGMNDQAFAREADAKTRYLKALEVYEKFWAEKARIKWRLQGDRSSKFFHVAVKVRRLKNTIRSLKAGDGQLITEKVQLEEFVKSYYENFLKRSPTVEHMDMLECMPSVLADIDRWRMDSLPSNEEIKRAIWDLDPESSQGQDRFPGVEKVWVLRELDFLVVPVAGLYEDFHSS, encoded by the exons ATGAAGGAGTGGGCTagagaaacttttcccaacGTGAACCTTGAAAAGGAGGAGGCGCTAAAGGGGCTCGAGAAGATCCAGCAGGAAATAGAGGAGAATGGGATGAATGATCAAGCCTTTGCTCGTGAGGCTGATGCGAAAACCAGATACCTCAAGGCGTTGGAGGTATACGAAAAattttgggctgaaaaagcCCGGATTAAATGGAGATTACAAGGCGACAGaagttcaaaatttttccatgtaGCGGTGAAGGTCAGAAGACTGAAAAATACTATAAGGAGCTTGAAAGCTGGAGACGGGCAGCTCATTACTGAGAAGGTGCAACTGGAGGAGTTCGTGAAGAGTTACTATGAGAATTTTCTCAAGAGATCCCCTACTGTTGAGCACATGGATATGCTGGAATGTATGCCTTCTGTGTTGGCAGACATAGATAGATGGAGAATGGACTCGTTGCCATCCAATGAGGAGATCAAAAGGGCGATTTGGGATCTTGATCCTGAGAGCTCGCAGGGCCAGGACAGATTTCCAG GTGTTGAGAAAGTTTGGGTTCTCAGAGAATTGGATTTCTTGGTTGTTCCAGTTGCTGGTCTCTACGAAGATTTCCATTCTTCTTAA